One Vibrio sp. 16 genomic window carries:
- a CDS encoding TniB family NTP-binding protein, whose protein sequence is MTMILKILKGINLNLTPKQLEQLKSFETSFIEYPAITEIYSIFDQLRFNHSLGGEPESFLLTGEAGSGKTALINNYLSRFQSGSTWEKQPVLSTRVPSRINEQNTLTQFLVDLDCKSGGRGIRRRNEIALGEAVVKQLKRKSVELIIVNEIQELVEFSTAEQRQVIANTFKYISEEARVSFVLVGMPYADVIATEPQWNSRLSWRRKIDYFKLLKAKSHSNRTVSYGFDLEQKKHFARFVAGLSARMGFDEPPVLTKNEVLYPLFVMCRGECRALKHFLKDALLMSFNENVDTINKAILTRTFSFKFPYLDNPFDSPVEQLRLHQIDAGSTYNLNAITAEDKILAPRFTDAIPLSMLLSKNTLKA, encoded by the coding sequence ATGACGATGATTTTGAAGATATTGAAGGGTATTAATTTGAATTTAACGCCAAAGCAGCTTGAGCAGCTAAAGTCCTTTGAAACCAGCTTTATCGAGTATCCCGCGATAACTGAAATCTACTCTATCTTTGATCAACTTCGTTTCAATCACTCTTTAGGTGGTGAACCAGAGTCTTTCTTGTTAACTGGTGAGGCTGGAAGTGGAAAGACGGCTTTGATCAACAACTACTTATCACGCTTTCAATCGGGTTCAACTTGGGAAAAACAGCCAGTGTTAAGCACTAGAGTGCCAAGTCGTATCAATGAACAGAATACGCTGACCCAATTTTTGGTTGATTTAGATTGTAAATCCGGAGGAAGAGGTATTCGGCGCCGTAATGAAATTGCGCTTGGCGAAGCGGTTGTAAAGCAACTTAAACGTAAATCTGTTGAGCTGATTATTGTTAATGAAATTCAAGAGCTGGTTGAGTTTTCAACCGCAGAACAGAGACAAGTTATTGCCAACACATTCAAATATATAAGTGAAGAAGCAAGAGTCTCGTTTGTGCTAGTGGGTATGCCTTATGCTGATGTGATAGCGACAGAACCACAGTGGAACTCGCGGCTAAGCTGGAGGAGAAAGATAGATTATTTCAAATTGTTGAAAGCGAAGAGTCATTCGAATAGAACGGTATCTTATGGGTTTGACTTAGAACAAAAAAAACATTTTGCCAGATTTGTCGCGGGTTTGAGTGCGAGAATGGGCTTTGATGAACCGCCAGTGCTTACAAAAAATGAAGTGTTATATCCTTTGTTCGTTATGTGTAGAGGGGAGTGCCGAGCGTTGAAGCACTTCTTGAAAGATGCACTACTTATGAGTTTCAATGAGAACGTCGATACGATAAACAAAGCGATATTGACGCGCACGTTTTCGTTTAAGTTTCCCTATTTGGACAACCCATTTGACTCTCCTGTAGAGCAGCTTCGTCTTCATCAAATTGACGCTGGCTCTACTTACAACCTAAATGCCATTACAGCAGAAGATAAGATTCTCGCGCCTCGTTTTACAGATGCAATTCCGTTGAGCATGTTATTGAGCAAAAATACGCTTAAAGCTTAG
- a CDS encoding helix-turn-helix transcriptional regulator, protein MQKDNPIPARLKAARKKAKITQKELGVKIGMEESSASGRMNHYEKGRHVPDIGTLRRIAEELDVPLNYFFCDNELSAELACTIDRMSDEEKKALLENLNHESHL, encoded by the coding sequence GTGCAGAAAGACAACCCAATCCCAGCGAGGCTCAAAGCTGCCCGAAAAAAAGCCAAAATCACCCAAAAAGAGCTGGGTGTAAAAATAGGTATGGAAGAAAGCTCTGCAAGCGGTCGTATGAACCACTATGAGAAGGGAAGACACGTCCCTGATATTGGCACATTGAGAAGAATTGCCGAGGAGCTAGATGTCCCGCTAAATTACTTTTTTTGTGACAATGAACTAAGCGCCGAGCTTGCTTGCACAATCGACAGGATGAGTGACGAGGAGAAAAAAGCGCTACTGGAAAACCTAAATCACGAAAGCCACCTCTAA